GCGTGCGATCATGCCTTGGTTACGATGGCACCGGCGCGATTGAGCGTCAAACCGGCATGACCTATACCGCTGACTTCATCACTGAGCTTTTCCGCGCCCCAAATGCGGTCGAGAAGCTCACCATGTCCGAAAAGGGCGGTTGCTCGTGCGGGCCAAATATGTTCCATAAATCATCGTTATGACCACACCGATTGAGTTCGCGGGTCTGCAGTTCGGTCCTCGTTAAGGCATGCAACCCGTGGCAAGTCCGACCGAATGTGGGAGTAAACTCCGCAAAAGCAACGCTGCGCGCCCTTCCGACTCCGTCTATAACCCACACCCTAAGTGGATTTCGCCCGCGATGCGTCGAGCAAGGTTGGGGTTCCCGCCCGGTAGACGACCGTGGGCGATCGCTCCCAGGAACCGCAGGTGGTATCAGGTCCAGCAGGCATCTAGATTTGATTCCGAATCGTCATAACTTGCAACCCATCAGGCTTCCCAAAAGGGTTTGATTGCCGCTTGCATCAAAGGCCTTGCAAGCCGGGGCGGGCGCACCCCTCGACCCTCGATGAGGTTGTGGAGGATTCGGACAGAGCCATCCGATGCTCGCCACCTTCCGCCCAGAACGCTTGATAGCGCAGGAGAGTCTCGCTCCTCCCACCCCCGCCAGCGCCCACAAGGGCACGGGTTCGGCACCACGCATTTCGCAGCGACATGACCTATACGGACCGGACACCCGAAGTTACAAGGAGGATGTTGGAGGGATCCTGTTTTTAAGATCGCGAAGGGTAAAATGGTTCGGAAACCGGCGACTTTGAAAGATGTAGCGGCGCTGGCGAATGTGTCGCGCGCAACGGCGGCCCGTGCCCTGAACAGCTACGGCTATGTTGGTGACGAAACCGGCCGCAAGGTTCAGGCTGCTGCGGAAACCCTCGGCTATCGCGGCAATCGCCTCGCGCAGGCGTTACGCGGTGGGCGGTTGCCCGTCATCGGCTGCATCCTCGGGGATATTCAGAATCCCTTTTTCGCCCGAATCGCGCACGATATCGAAGTTCTATGCCGTGAGTGCGGGCACAACCTCGTGATCGCCAGCAGCGAAGAAGAACTTGAGCAAGAGATCTCGCTGCTCGCGAGTCTTCAGTCTTTGGGCATTCGTGGATTCATTGTCGCTCCGGCGTCCGCCGAGGGCAATTCGCACCTTCAGCGGTTGACCGCTGAACATGTGCCGATCGTAATGGTTGATCGTGTCGCGGAAGATGTCGAATGCGATAGTGTCGCTGTCGACAACGAGGGCGGGGCACGCAAGGCCGTTGACTATCTTATTGGCATGGGCCACCACCGCATCGGTCTATTGCAGGATAATGCGCGCATTTTTACATCACGCGAACGCATGAATGGCTATCACGCTGCGCTTTCTGCAAATGACATTAAAGCCAACGATAGGATAGTCTCCGTTTCTCAGTCGACGGTAGAGCATGCGGTCGACGCGACTATCCGATTGTTTAGCCAGAAGACCCCTCCCACAGCCCTTTTCACGGTTGATAGCTTGATGACCCAAGGCGCGCTTTTGG
This genomic window from Pararhizobium capsulatum DSM 1112 contains:
- a CDS encoding LacI family DNA-binding transcriptional regulator, which translates into the protein MVRKPATLKDVAALANVSRATAARALNSYGYVGDETGRKVQAAAETLGYRGNRLAQALRGGRLPVIGCILGDIQNPFFARIAHDIEVLCRECGHNLVIASSEEELEQEISLLASLQSLGIRGFIVAPASAEGNSHLQRLTAEHVPIVMVDRVAEDVECDSVAVDNEGGARKAVDYLIGMGHHRIGLLQDNARIFTSRERMNGYHAALSANDIKANDRIVSVSQSTVEHAVDATIRLFSQKTPPTALFTVDSLMTQGALLAFRSMGISIPYDVSLIGFDDFNLATFTDPQITVVSQPVSEIGRTAARLLFDRLSGKSNDMQKIRFETKLVVRGSVSHRSGR